The Dehalococcoidales bacterium genome includes a region encoding these proteins:
- the rpsK gene encoding 30S ribosomal protein S11, with protein sequence MPQKRKIKVRRRERKVVPAGRAYVQSSFNNTIVTLTDPQGNALGWGSSGTAGFKGSRKGTPYAAQMAARDAARKAMVHGLRQVEVFVKGPGSGREAAIRSLQGSGLYITGIKDITPIPHAGCRPPKRRRV encoded by the coding sequence GTGCCACAGAAAAGGAAAATTAAAGTCAGGCGGCGGGAACGTAAAGTCGTACCTGCCGGACGGGCTTATGTACAGTCCAGCTTTAATAATACCATCGTAACGCTGACTGACCCGCAGGGTAATGCCCTGGGCTGGGGAAGCTCCGGCACGGCCGGTTTCAAGGGCTCCCGCAAGGGCACGCCCTACGCGGCCCAGATGGCGGCGCGGGACGCCGCCCGCAAGGCGATGGTACACGGGTTGCGGCAGGTAGAGGTTTTTGTGAAAGGCCCGGGCAGCGGCCGCGAGGCGGCCATCCGCTCTTTACAGGGCTCCGGCCTTTACATCACCGGGATTAAGGACATTACGCCCATCCCGCACGCCGGCTGCCGGCCTCCCAAGCGGAGAAGGGTTTAA
- the rplQ gene encoding 50S ribosomal protein L17 yields the protein MRHNVAGRRLGRDSGHRRALYRNLVTALLKHEKIVTTEAKAKEVRGMAEKMITLGKQSGLHSYRQALAFILDKKVADKVFSELGPRYKERPGGYTRLTKLSPRLGDNAPMAQLELV from the coding sequence ATGAGGCATAATGTAGCTGGCAGAAGACTGGGCCGGGATTCCGGCCACCGCAGGGCGCTGTACCGCAACCTGGTCACCGCTTTGCTGAAGCATGAGAAAATCGTCACCACCGAGGCTAAAGCCAAGGAAGTGCGCGGCATGGCGGAAAAGATGATTACCCTGGGCAAGCAAAGCGGCCTGCATTCCTACCGCCAGGCGCTGGCTTTCATCCTGGATAAGAAAGTGGCCGATAAGGTATTTTCCGAGCTCGGCCCGCGCTACAAGGAGCGCCCCGGCGGCTATACCCGCCTGACCAAGCTGTCGCCGCGCCTCGGGGATAATGCGCCCATGGCCCAGCTGGAGCTGGTCTAG
- the infA gene encoding translation initiation factor IF-1: MAKKEAIEVEGTVVEALPNAMFRVQLPNKHEVLAHISGKIRMHYIRVLPGDKVLIELSPYDLKRGRITYRLK, from the coding sequence ATGGCTAAAAAAGAAGCCATCGAAGTTGAAGGAACGGTCGTTGAAGCGCTGCCCAATGCCATGTTCCGCGTGCAGCTGCCCAATAAGCACGAGGTGCTGGCGCATATCTCGGGCAAGATAAGGATGCACTACATCAGGGTGCTCCCCGGGGACAAGGTGCTGATAGAGCTATCGCCATACGACCTGAAACGTGGTAGAATCACCTACCGGCTCAAATAA
- the rpsM gene encoding 30S ribosomal protein S13 — protein sequence MPRISGIDIPVNKQAWVSLGYIYGIGPALSYKILEQAEIAPETKVKDLTEAEVNKIREIIDKQFRVEGDLRKEVNLNVKRLIEIGSYRGLRHRHGLPARGQRTRTNARTRKGKRKTVAGRGQKRGSTKK from the coding sequence ATGCCGCGTATTTCTGGTATTGATATTCCGGTCAACAAACAAGCCTGGGTCTCCCTGGGTTATATTTACGGCATCGGCCCGGCTTTGAGCTATAAAATCCTCGAGCAGGCGGAAATCGCCCCGGAGACCAAGGTGAAAGACCTCACCGAGGCCGAGGTAAACAAAATACGTGAAATCATCGATAAACAGTTCCGGGTGGAAGGCGACCTGCGCAAAGAGGTAAACCTGAACGTCAAACGCCTTATCGAGATAGGCAGCTACCGCGGGCTGCGCCACCGCCACGGCTTACCGGCCAGGGGCCAGAGAACGCGCACCAACGCCCGTACCAGGAAAGGTAAGCGCAAGACAGTTGCCGGCCGCGGTCAGAAGCGCGGATCTACCAAGAAATAG
- the rpmJ gene encoding 50S ribosomal protein L36, with protein sequence MKVKASVKVRCEKCKVIKRHGVVRIICDNPKHKQRQG encoded by the coding sequence ATGAAAGTAAAAGCTTCAGTCAAAGTAAGATGTGAAAAATGCAAGGTAATCAAACGCCACGGCGTGGTCAGGATTATCTGCGATAACCCCAAGCACAAACAGAGGCAGGGGTAA
- the rpsD gene encoding 30S ribosomal protein S4: protein MARYTGAVCRLCRRNGEKLLLKGARCFTPKCAVDKRPKAPGQASTNRRRRRFSDRGLQLREKQKARYTYGTLEKQFKKTFNIAEKLPGITGETLLVLLERRLDNVVYRLGFADSRPQARQLVMHGHILLNGKKADIPSAFVKEGDTISWREGSQKTEYYKLLAENIEAKTVLSWLSLDRQNMVGQVIALPTPDQVDAKFDGKAVIEYYSR from the coding sequence ATGGCAAGATATACAGGAGCAGTATGCCGTTTATGCCGGCGTAATGGTGAAAAACTTCTACTTAAAGGCGCGCGCTGCTTTACACCCAAGTGCGCCGTTGACAAACGTCCCAAAGCGCCCGGCCAGGCTTCCACCAACCGCCGGCGGCGGCGTTTTTCCGACCGCGGCCTGCAGTTGCGTGAAAAGCAGAAGGCACGCTACACTTACGGCACGCTGGAGAAACAGTTTAAAAAGACCTTCAATATCGCTGAGAAACTGCCCGGCATCACCGGCGAGACCCTGCTGGTACTGCTGGAAAGGCGACTCGATAATGTGGTTTACCGCCTCGGCTTCGCGGATTCCCGCCCCCAGGCGCGTCAGCTCGTGATGCACGGGCATATCCTGCTGAACGGCAAGAAAGCGGATATCCCTTCCGCCTTCGTCAAAGAAGGGGATACCATCAGCTGGCGCGAAGGCAGTCAGAAAACCGAGTATTACAAGCTGCTGGCGGAGAACATCGAAGCCAAGACCGTCCTCAGCTGGCTGAGCCTTGACCGTCAGAACATGGTGGGGCAGGTTATCGCCCTGCCTACGCCTGACCAGGTCGATGCCAAGTTCGACGGCAAAGCCGTCATTGAGTACTACTCGCGGTAG
- a CDS encoding DNA-directed RNA polymerase subunit alpha gives MAGLLVPKIECTEQAENFGRFIAEPLEKGFGVTLGNSLRRVLLGYLPGAAVTQVRIEGVQHEFTVIPNAKEDVMEFLFNIKELRLKPLSDRGGTLVLEAQGEGRVCASDIKPSADFEITNPDLCLITLNNPKSRLYVELDVETGMGFRSAESTDTTPVGTIPVDAIFTPIRKVNYVVEPTHLGRETSRERLRVDIWTDGTMLPVDTISQAAGILIEQLTPFVEYVKISQMKDEERAIRLAIPDEKFNMPVEQLDLSVRTMNCLRRSNISTVGELIGKGTKELLKLRNFGQKSFQEIEDRLTAIGLSLNPKNEDFEAEVEAEAETPAAEEEEPKAKTKKKKAAVKADAEDDESDEE, from the coding sequence ATGGCTGGACTATTAGTCCCAAAAATTGAATGTACCGAACAGGCGGAAAACTTCGGCAGGTTTATCGCCGAACCGCTGGAAAAAGGCTTCGGCGTTACCCTTGGTAATTCTTTGCGCCGCGTGTTGCTTGGCTACCTTCCGGGGGCGGCGGTCACCCAGGTAAGAATCGAAGGCGTCCAGCACGAGTTCACCGTTATCCCTAACGCCAAAGAGGACGTCATGGAGTTCCTCTTTAATATCAAGGAATTAAGACTCAAGCCCCTGTCCGACCGCGGCGGCACACTGGTGCTGGAGGCGCAGGGGGAGGGGCGCGTTTGCGCTTCCGATATCAAGCCTTCCGCGGACTTTGAAATTACCAACCCGGACCTGTGCCTGATTACCCTGAATAATCCCAAGTCCCGCCTCTACGTGGAGCTGGACGTGGAAACAGGCATGGGCTTCCGCAGCGCCGAGTCCACGGATACCACGCCGGTAGGCACTATCCCCGTGGACGCTATTTTCACCCCCATCCGCAAGGTCAATTACGTGGTGGAGCCCACCCACCTCGGCCGGGAGACCAGCCGAGAGCGGCTCCGCGTCGATATCTGGACGGACGGCACCATGCTGCCGGTTGATACCATCAGCCAGGCCGCCGGCATACTGATAGAGCAGCTTACGCCCTTCGTGGAATACGTCAAGATTTCCCAGATGAAGGACGAGGAGCGCGCCATCCGCCTGGCCATCCCGGATGAGAAATTCAACATGCCCGTAGAGCAGCTGGACCTCTCGGTACGCACCATGAACTGCCTGCGCCGCAGCAACATCTCCACCGTCGGCGAGCTTATCGGCAAGGGCACCAAAGAGTTGCTCAAGCTGCGCAACTTCGGGCAGAAGTCTTTCCAGGAAATAGAGGACCGGCTTACCGCCATCGGGCTTTCCCTGAACCCCAAGAATGAAGATTTTGAGGCAGAGGTAGAGGCAGAGGCGGAGACGCCCGCGGCCGAGGAAGAAGAACCCAAGGCCAAGACCAAGAAGAAGAAGGCGGCCGTCAAGGCGGACGCTGAAGATGATGAGTCTGACGAGGAATAA